The proteins below are encoded in one region of Knoellia sp. S7-12:
- a CDS encoding pseudouridine synthase, with amino-acid sequence MTPPQSRRGGPAKKHGSGSGGRGSASGGRAGGPPAGGGRPRGVGTTKKSQPTGLPDRPKVPKIDVHDPDGIRLQKLLASAGVGSRRVCEQMITDGRVEVDGQIVTELGVRINSEQVVHVDGVRVTLDESRVYLAFNKPLNVVTSMNDDLGRIDIGDYFGDRKERLFHVGRLDSDTEGLLLLTNDGDLAHRLQHPKYGVLKTYLAQIRGPVPRDLGKKLREGIELEDGPVKVDSFRVVDSQPGKAIVEVILHEGRKHIVRRMLAEAGHPVLSLVRTQIGPIRLGDTKPGKFRRLTKGEVGDLHTAAGM; translated from the coding sequence ATGACCCCGCCGCAAAGCCGACGCGGCGGACCCGCGAAAAAGCATGGCAGTGGCAGTGGTGGCCGAGGTTCCGCCTCCGGTGGTCGCGCAGGCGGCCCTCCCGCAGGTGGCGGACGTCCCCGGGGTGTCGGCACGACGAAGAAGAGCCAGCCCACGGGCCTGCCCGACCGGCCCAAGGTGCCCAAGATCGACGTCCACGACCCTGACGGCATACGCCTCCAAAAGCTCCTCGCCTCGGCGGGAGTGGGGTCGCGTCGCGTGTGTGAGCAGATGATCACGGATGGACGCGTCGAGGTCGACGGACAGATCGTCACCGAGCTCGGTGTCCGCATCAACTCCGAACAGGTCGTCCACGTGGACGGTGTGCGGGTGACGCTCGACGAATCGCGGGTCTACCTCGCGTTCAACAAGCCGCTCAACGTCGTCACGTCGATGAACGACGACCTCGGTCGCATCGACATCGGTGACTACTTCGGTGACCGCAAGGAGCGGCTCTTCCACGTCGGGCGCCTCGACTCCGACACCGAGGGTTTGCTCCTCCTCACCAATGACGGTGACCTCGCCCACCGGTTGCAGCACCCCAAGTACGGCGTCCTCAAGACCTACCTCGCCCAGATCCGAGGGCCGGTCCCGCGCGACCTCGGCAAGAAGCTGCGCGAGGGCATCGAACTCGAGGACGGTCCGGTCAAGGTCGACTCGTTCCGCGTCGTCGACAGCCAGCCGGGCAAGGCCATCGTCGAGGTGATCCTCCACGAGGGCCGCAAGCACATCGTGCGACGCATGCTGGCCGAGGCCGGGCATCCGGTGCTCTCTCTCGTGCGCACCCAGATCGGACCGATCCGTCTCGGCGACACCAAGCCGGGCAAGTTCCGTCGCCTCACCAAGGGTGAGGTCGGAGACCTCCACACCGCGGCGGGGATGTGA